The Plantactinospora sp. KBS50 sequence CAGGCGAAGGCCGTGGTGGAGGACTGGCGCAGCGGGGCGCGGGTGCTGGAACACGGTGTTCCCCGGGTGCACGAGCAGATCGCCACCTGGGGTGTGCCGCTGCGCTGGTTCGTCTTCATCTCGCCCGAGGAGCGGGAGCTGAGCGTGGAGCCGGGCCGCCGGATGTTGCGGTACCGGACCGAGATCTCGAAGGCCCGCCGGCGCGCCTCGCGCGGGCTGTCGGTGTTGCGCAAGTCGGTGGGCGACGCGCCGATCACCGAGGCGGTGGAGGAGGGTGCCCGTTGGCTGGAGGAGTTCCACCCGCGCTCGATGGTGGAACTGGACTACGGGGGCCTGGTCGATCTGTTGCCGGATGACACGCTCGCCGCCGACGACTCGCCGGAACTGGTGGCGAAGGGGTTGGCGGCGCTCTCCAAGAGCGACGCCGACGGTGCCACCGAGGTCTATGAACGGTTGGTGGCCAGGTGGCGGGCGGTTCAGCTACTGGAAAGGTGCAACTGACCCAAAGAGTCATCTACCCAGCACGGCGGCGTTTCCAAGGCGAACGCCGCTCGTGGTTGGTGGCTACCGCACGCGGTGATGAGTCACGATAAAACCGAATCTGGTACGAGAAAATGGCATAATTCGGTCTTGGTTCATCCGTCCGACCAAGGACCTTCGGCCGTTCGGCCCATGTCGGACATCGGGGACTAGCCGGACCATGGGAGACGCGTCGGCCGGCGGGACCCCGGCCGATGTCTATAGGTACCTGTGGAGGAGTGACCGATGGCATCGCGTACGCACGAACCCGAGCCGCTACTCACACCGGCCGAGGTGGCGTCGATGTTCCGTGTCGACCCGAAGACTGTCACCCGGTGGGCGAAGGCGGGCAAGTTGAGCGCCATTCGCACGCTGGGCGGCCACCGCCGCTATCGAGAGTCGGAGGTTCGCGCACTGTTGCAGGGACAGATTCCCCAGCAGCGCCAGGGTGACTGAATCCCTTTCCTGACCGGGTCGCCCAACGGCCCGAAGTTCGCGAAAGGTAGCACCGGCGGGGCGGATCAACCCCCCAATCCGCCCACCGGGACGAGTTAGCTCGATCAGGGGCGGAGCTCCACGGAAACGTGGAACTCCGCCCCTGACGCATGTAGCGGGGCGGTCGCGTCCACGCCGACGCCCCCGGGATACGGTTTGCGGGTGCCAGCCGAGCCCCGCCCCGGTGATGTCATGGGAGAACTGCTGCGCGACGCGTACGCCGTGCAGACCGGCATCGGACCCCGCCCGCTCGCCGGCGGGCGGCTGCCCCGGCCGGTGATCGAGATCATCGAGCGGGACGACGGCCTGATCAACGGCGCACCCGCCGAGCACTACCTGGCCGGCCCCGAGCAGTGGCAGCCGTACGACCACCGCGCCCTCGACCGGGTCGCCGGCTCGGTGCTCGACGTCGGCGTGGGCGGCGGCCGGATCGCCCTGGAACTGCAACGGCGCGGGGTGCCCGTCACCGGCCTGGACATCTCGCCGGGCGCCATCGACATCGCCCGCCGCCGGGGCGTCCGCGACCTGGTGCTGGCCACGGTGGACGAGCACGCGCGGGACGGCCGCCGGTACGACACCGTGCTGCTGCTCGGCAGCAACCTGAGCCTGATCGAAGGGGCGCAGCGGGCTCCGGGCTTCCTGGCCGCGCTGGCCGCGCTGGTCCGGCCCGGCGGGCAGATCATCGCGCACGGCACCGACCCGTACGGCACGACCGACCCGGTGCACACCGGCTACCACCGGCGCAACCGCGAGCGGGGTCGGCTGGGCGGTCAACTCCGGCTCCGGCTGCGC is a genomic window containing:
- a CDS encoding BldC family transcriptional regulator → MASRTHEPEPLLTPAEVASMFRVDPKTVTRWAKAGKLSAIRTLGGHRRYRESEVRALLQGQIPQQRQGD
- a CDS encoding bifunctional 2-polyprenyl-6-hydroxyphenol methylase/3-demethylubiquinol 3-O-methyltransferase UbiG; translation: MGELLRDAYAVQTGIGPRPLAGGRLPRPVIEIIERDDGLINGAPAEHYLAGPEQWQPYDHRALDRVAGSVLDVGVGGGRIALELQRRGVPVTGLDISPGAIDIARRRGVRDLVLATVDEHARDGRRYDTVLLLGSNLSLIEGAQRAPGFLAALAALVRPGGQIIAHGTDPYGTTDPVHTGYHRRNRERGRLGGQLRLRLRYRELGTPWFDHLVCSPTELAELVNGTAWRLADVDRADAPYYLATLRLAA